A genome region from Nocardioides cynanchi includes the following:
- a CDS encoding WS/DGAT/MGAT family O-acyltransferase — protein sequence MGDRLRARDLAFLTAETPSTPMHNATVEVFDPGTSGFDYTALVSLIGERIAFVPRYRQRVREVPGHLANPVWVDDPQFDLGYHVRRSALPRPGSLEQLRELVARIVSRPLDRQRPLWEVYFVEGLADGRVAVLSKAHQALVDGAQIVDLAQVLLDREPGRRDLGADEWRPERPLSSTGLVLEAVRDSVAAPLTALDTVRGTADSVLRGADAATRRVGSVLNALANRRSELDTPISGTLSQQRRFVTVQRSLADHRLVRDAHGGTVNDVILATVTGGLRAWLMTRAESLGGLRQVRAVVPVSVLDHDLEATSLGTQIAAHFVDLPVGEPSPVVRLHQVSYSFKAHKDTGRAVAANRIAGIAGFAPSTFHAIGSRVAAEQVRRGFQLTVTNVPGPQSPLYAAGAVMEQTYPVPPLLPGHALAIGVTSYDGSVFYGVTADRDLVPDADMFAVCLSEALDELLDTAGDARPRVPRGRRRRTRKPVDPA from the coding sequence GTGGGCGATCGGCTGCGCGCGCGCGACCTGGCCTTCCTGACCGCGGAGACCCCGTCGACGCCGATGCACAACGCGACGGTGGAGGTGTTCGACCCGGGCACCTCGGGCTTCGACTACACCGCGCTGGTGTCCCTGATCGGTGAGCGGATCGCCTTCGTCCCGCGCTACCGGCAGCGGGTCCGCGAGGTTCCCGGCCACCTCGCCAACCCGGTGTGGGTGGACGACCCGCAGTTCGACCTCGGCTACCACGTACGACGGTCGGCCCTGCCGCGGCCGGGGTCGCTCGAGCAGCTCCGTGAGCTGGTGGCCCGGATCGTGTCGCGGCCGCTGGACCGGCAGCGGCCGTTGTGGGAGGTCTACTTCGTGGAGGGCCTGGCCGACGGCCGGGTCGCCGTCCTGTCCAAGGCGCACCAGGCGCTGGTCGACGGGGCCCAGATCGTCGACCTGGCCCAGGTGCTGCTCGACCGGGAGCCGGGCCGGCGCGACCTCGGCGCCGACGAGTGGCGACCCGAGCGGCCGCTCTCCTCGACAGGCCTGGTCCTCGAAGCGGTCCGCGACAGCGTCGCCGCACCTCTGACGGCGCTCGACACGGTGCGCGGCACCGCCGACTCGGTGCTGCGGGGTGCCGACGCCGCCACCCGGCGCGTGGGCTCGGTGCTCAACGCCCTGGCCAACCGACGCTCCGAGCTCGACACGCCGATCAGCGGCACCCTGTCGCAGCAGCGCAGGTTCGTCACCGTCCAGCGTTCGCTCGCCGACCACCGACTGGTCCGCGACGCGCACGGCGGCACGGTCAACGACGTGATCCTGGCGACCGTCACCGGCGGCCTGCGCGCCTGGCTGATGACCCGGGCGGAGTCGTTGGGTGGGCTGCGCCAGGTGCGGGCCGTGGTCCCCGTGTCGGTGCTCGACCACGACCTCGAGGCCACCTCCCTCGGCACCCAGATCGCGGCCCACTTCGTGGACCTCCCGGTGGGTGAGCCGAGCCCGGTCGTGCGGCTGCACCAGGTGTCCTACTCGTTCAAGGCGCACAAGGACACCGGTCGTGCCGTCGCCGCCAACCGGATCGCCGGCATCGCCGGCTTCGCCCCGTCCACCTTCCACGCGATCGGCTCGCGGGTGGCAGCCGAGCAGGTGCGTCGCGGGTTCCAGCTGACCGTCACCAACGTGCCCGGCCCGCAGTCCCCGCTCTACGCCGCGGGCGCAGTGATGGAGCAGACCTACCCGGTGCCGCCGCTGCTGCCGGGACACGCCCTGGCGATCGGCGTCACGTCGTACGACGGCAGCGTCTTCTACGGCGTGACCGCCGACCGCGACCTGGTCCCCGACGCGGACATGTTCGCCGTCTGTCTCTCCGAGGCGCTCGACGAGCTGCTCGACACCGCGGGGGACGCCCGGCCCCGGGTGCCGCGCGGGCGCCGTCGCAGGACGCGGAAGCCGGTCGACCCCGCATGA
- a CDS encoding DUF6912 family protein yields MTRLYVPATLVSLAELDAGSMLDSAEAFVAADESEEAEYDALVAAAEASAALVAGLGGGLRRRVVVVAEVDDEPQTIGIRDVVAVHADPVDLGPGGADPDDDLGWYATQEIADLLAGG; encoded by the coding sequence ATGACCCGGCTCTACGTGCCGGCGACGCTGGTCTCCCTGGCCGAGCTCGACGCCGGGTCCATGCTCGACAGCGCCGAGGCGTTCGTGGCCGCCGACGAGTCCGAGGAGGCGGAGTACGACGCCCTGGTGGCGGCCGCAGAGGCGTCGGCGGCACTCGTCGCCGGACTGGGCGGCGGCCTGCGGCGTCGGGTCGTCGTCGTGGCCGAGGTCGACGATGAGCCGCAGACGATCGGCATCCGGGACGTGGTCGCGGTGCACGCCGACCCGGTGGACCTGGGGCCCGGTGGGGCCGATCCCGACGACGACCTCGGGTGGTACGCCACCCAGGAGATCGCCGACCTGCTCGCGGGCGGCTGA
- the pruA gene encoding L-glutamate gamma-semialdehyde dehydrogenase encodes MDAVTHPPLPVNEPNLTYAPGSAEREALAAELVRQERRQVTLRAHIGGRRRNGGGVEINVVQPHDHQHVLGTLKAATHKDTEAAIKAAADAAPGWRAMSFDDRAAIILKAADLLAGPWRQRLNAATMLGQSKTAFQAEIDAACELIDFWRFNVHFARQILAEQPIANSPGIWNRTDYRPLEGFVYAITPFNFSAIAGNLPTAPALMGNTVIWKPAVTQQLAANLTMELLEEAGMPPGVINMLPGHGHDVSEVALAHPDLAGIHFTGSTGVFHHLWQTVGANIASYRSYPRIVGETGGKDFVVAHPSADPDVLRTALIRGAFEYQGQKCSAASRAYVAKSVWARMRDQFVAEVEGLTMGDVTDLSNFMGAVIDDRAFAKHKSAITRAKRNSHLSILAGGQVDDSVGYFVRPTVVASTDPKDQMFSTEYFGPILAVHVYDDSRYDRVLQQMESFAPYALTGSIIAQDRRAIVEAQELLRFAAGNFYINDKPTGAVVGQQPFGGARASGTNDKAGSAANLMRWTSPRSIKETLVPPTDYRYPHMR; translated from the coding sequence ATGGACGCCGTCACGCACCCGCCCCTCCCGGTCAACGAGCCCAACCTGACGTACGCGCCCGGCAGCGCCGAGCGCGAGGCGCTGGCCGCGGAGCTGGTGCGGCAGGAGCGCCGGCAGGTGACGCTGCGAGCTCACATCGGCGGACGCCGCCGCAACGGCGGCGGCGTGGAGATCAACGTCGTCCAGCCGCACGACCACCAGCACGTGCTGGGCACCCTCAAGGCTGCAACCCACAAGGACACCGAGGCCGCGATCAAGGCCGCTGCGGACGCGGCCCCCGGCTGGCGGGCGATGTCGTTCGACGACCGTGCCGCGATCATCCTCAAGGCCGCCGACCTGCTGGCCGGCCCGTGGCGGCAGCGGCTGAACGCCGCCACCATGCTGGGCCAGTCGAAGACGGCGTTCCAGGCCGAGATCGACGCCGCCTGCGAGCTGATCGACTTCTGGCGCTTCAACGTCCACTTCGCCCGGCAGATCCTGGCCGAGCAGCCGATCGCCAACAGCCCCGGCATCTGGAACCGCACCGACTACCGCCCGCTCGAGGGCTTCGTCTACGCGATCACGCCCTTCAACTTCTCCGCGATCGCGGGCAACCTGCCGACGGCCCCGGCCCTGATGGGCAACACCGTGATCTGGAAGCCGGCAGTCACCCAGCAGCTCGCCGCCAACCTGACCATGGAGCTGCTCGAGGAGGCGGGGATGCCGCCGGGAGTCATCAACATGCTCCCCGGGCACGGCCACGACGTCTCCGAGGTGGCGCTCGCCCATCCCGACCTGGCCGGCATCCACTTCACCGGCTCGACCGGCGTCTTCCACCACCTGTGGCAGACCGTCGGCGCGAACATCGCGTCGTACCGCTCCTACCCGCGGATCGTCGGCGAGACCGGCGGCAAGGACTTCGTGGTCGCGCACCCCAGCGCCGACCCCGACGTGCTGCGCACCGCGCTGATCCGGGGCGCGTTCGAGTACCAGGGCCAGAAGTGCAGCGCAGCCTCGCGTGCGTACGTCGCGAAGTCCGTGTGGGCCCGGATGCGTGACCAGTTCGTGGCCGAGGTCGAGGGCCTGACCATGGGCGACGTCACCGACCTATCGAACTTCATGGGCGCGGTGATCGACGACCGCGCGTTCGCCAAGCACAAGAGCGCGATCACCCGCGCCAAGCGCAACAGCCACCTGTCGATCCTGGCCGGTGGCCAGGTCGACGACTCGGTCGGCTACTTCGTGCGACCGACGGTCGTGGCCTCGACCGACCCCAAGGACCAGATGTTCTCCACCGAGTACTTCGGCCCGATCCTCGCCGTGCACGTGTACGACGACAGCCGCTACGACCGGGTGCTCCAGCAGATGGAGTCGTTCGCGCCGTACGCCCTGACCGGGTCGATCATCGCCCAGGACCGACGTGCCATCGTCGAGGCCCAGGAGCTGTTGCGCTTCGCGGCCGGCAACTTCTACATCAACGACAAGCCCACCGGTGCGGTCGTGGGGCAGCAGCCCTTCGGTGGCGCCCGGGCGTCGGGCACCAACGACAAGGCCGGGTCCGCTGCCAACCTGATGCGCTGGACCAGCCCCCGGTCGATCAAGGAGACCCTCGTCCCCCCGACCGACTACCGCTACCCCCACATGCGCTGA
- a CDS encoding DUF2505 domain-containing protein: MKRVSHTLTYPGASVHDVFAMFGDPAYRRAVSEYQRVVDFDCRISMNGEGMDVQLEQAHGTDRIPGFAQRLVGHEIRFLQTEAWASPEAADIHVTIPGKPGEMSGTETLTQSGDDVVQQIELAVKVNMPIVGGKVEDLIGGFIGKAFDAENKVGVKWLAGEWRA; this comes from the coding sequence ATGAAGCGCGTGAGCCACACCCTGACCTATCCCGGTGCCTCGGTGCACGACGTGTTCGCGATGTTCGGGGACCCGGCGTACCGCCGGGCCGTCTCGGAGTACCAGCGCGTCGTCGACTTCGACTGCCGGATCTCCATGAACGGCGAGGGAATGGACGTGCAGCTCGAGCAGGCGCACGGCACCGACCGGATCCCGGGCTTCGCCCAGCGGCTGGTCGGGCACGAGATCCGCTTCCTGCAGACCGAGGCGTGGGCCTCGCCCGAGGCGGCCGACATCCACGTGACCATCCCCGGCAAGCCCGGCGAGATGAGCGGCACCGAGACCCTCACGCAGTCCGGTGACGACGTCGTCCAGCAGATCGAGCTCGCGGTCAAGGTCAACATGCCGATCGTCGGGGGCAAGGTCGAGGACCTCATCGGCGGGTTCATCGGCAAGGCCTTCGACGCCGAGAACAAGGTCGGCGTGAAGTGGCTCGCCGGCGAGTGGCGCGCCTGA
- a CDS encoding NAD-glutamate dehydrogenase, with translation MTTGLSTDPAKSHLLTQAIALAERSSGSGGPPKDEAARLLTAYYRHVAVDDLVDRSAEELYGALVSHYRTAEVRPQGTARVHVFTPALGEHGWSAGGHSVVEVVTDDMPFLVDSVVMELTRQQRDVHLVVHPQFDVVRDLTGNLEHVACPDNESAPPPDGAARESWMHVEISRIGHDEDPEAIAAEVEHVLRDVRESVEDWGRMRQQIGEIVEELTATPPPSVDRQEVDRSVAFLKWLADDHFTLLGYREYHLEKHDDGEYLRGVPGTGAGILRNDPDMSSATFGRLPDKAAATAREKTLLVLAKANSRSTVHRPAYLDYVGVKTFDSAGEVSGERRFLGLFSSAAYTESVWRIPLLREKAKGVLHLVGLDPHSHAGKALIDTLETYPRDELFHTPIEELATMSSRVSETRGRRQLRTFVRRDTYDRYVSVLVFLPRDRYNTTVRERFSEILKDTFDGESVEFTVRMSESTTARVHFVVHPPKGRRIPDVDVSELERRLTDASRSWRDDFTAATIAEFGEDVGSTLARTFEGSFPEAYKEDFSAATGALDLGRLEALGEGGTDLSLFSPLDAARGEARLKVFRRGAAISLSQVLPALSSMGVEVVDERPYRLDHVDVPSYIYEFGLRYAPGMPDTMREPFQDTIRAVWDGFNEIDGFNALVLGAGITWRQATVLRAYAKYMRQGASPFAVDYIEEALRGNTDITRLLVQLFEARFDPGRSGLAADAEARTARVDEIRGRIQRALDDVASLDHDRILRSYLTHITSTLRTNYFQNDPSGAPHPYMSFKLDPSAIPDLPRPRPRFEIFVYSPRVEGVHLRFGAVARGGLRWSDRRDDFRTEVLGLVKAQMVKNTVIVPVGAKGGFFCKQLPDPSDREAWLAEGIACYKTFICGLLDITDNLVDGANVPPRDVVRHDGDDSYLVVAADKGTATFSDIANGVAKEYGFWLGDAFASGGSVGYDHKAMGITARGAWVSVQRHFRERGIDCQAEDFTCVGIGDMSGDVFGNGLLCSEHTLLLAAFDHRDIFLDPHPDPAASFAERKRMFGLPRSSWQDYDASLISEGGGVYSRALKSVPISPQVRAALGLADDATAMTPAELMKAILQAPVDLLWNGGIGTYVKAGDETHADAGDKANDAIRVDGDQVRAKCVGEGGNLGLTQGGRIEYALRGAEGKGGALNTDFIDNSAGVDTSDHEVNIKILLDRVVAAGDLTEKQRNRLLAEMTDEVASLVLRDNYEQNLALANAAANAPSLLHVHEDWMRTLEREGVLNRELEGLPSSRVVRRRIDRGEGLTVPELSVLLAWTKILLADKLIDDDLPDDPYCHVDLMAYFPTQLRDGFEAAIAEHPLRREIIVTQVVNDLVNGAGMTFWPRLAGETGATPAELTRANFVAREIFGSLPLRDEIKTFDNVLAASCQTRMRVEMRTLVERASRWLVNNRRPPLDSQGTVDYFSAPVQELMSELPSLLTGRELRAFQSRRKSLTDQGVPEELATRVAVLHPAYMLLGVVEIADRMSLDPAQVARLHFALGERLGLPDLVTRILDLPRDDRWQTMARAALRDDVYAVHAQLTAQVLRDTSPDESVPARIQQWEDGDSVVVSRAATTLEEICRDDAADLARMSVGLRVVRGLLAN, from the coding sequence ATGACGACCGGCCTGTCGACCGACCCTGCGAAGTCCCACCTCCTGACCCAGGCGATCGCCCTCGCGGAGCGCAGCTCCGGGAGCGGCGGGCCACCCAAGGACGAGGCCGCCCGGCTGTTGACCGCCTACTACCGTCACGTCGCCGTCGACGACCTGGTCGACCGCTCGGCCGAGGAGCTGTACGGCGCGCTGGTCTCGCACTACCGCACCGCCGAGGTGCGTCCGCAGGGCACCGCCCGCGTGCACGTCTTCACCCCCGCGCTCGGCGAGCACGGCTGGTCGGCCGGCGGTCACTCGGTGGTCGAGGTGGTGACCGACGACATGCCGTTCCTGGTGGACTCCGTGGTGATGGAGCTGACCCGGCAGCAGCGTGACGTGCACCTGGTCGTGCACCCGCAGTTCGACGTCGTCCGCGACCTCACCGGCAACCTCGAGCACGTCGCCTGCCCCGACAACGAGTCCGCGCCGCCACCCGACGGCGCCGCCCGCGAGTCGTGGATGCACGTCGAGATCAGCAGGATCGGTCACGACGAGGACCCGGAGGCGATCGCCGCCGAGGTGGAGCACGTGCTCCGCGACGTCCGGGAGTCGGTCGAGGACTGGGGCCGGATGCGCCAGCAGATCGGCGAGATCGTCGAGGAGCTGACCGCGACGCCGCCCCCGTCGGTCGACCGCCAGGAGGTGGACCGCTCCGTCGCCTTCCTGAAGTGGCTGGCCGACGACCACTTCACCCTGCTCGGCTATCGCGAGTACCACCTCGAGAAGCACGACGACGGCGAGTACCTCCGCGGTGTTCCCGGCACCGGTGCGGGCATCCTGCGCAACGACCCCGACATGTCCTCGGCGACCTTCGGCAGGCTGCCCGACAAGGCCGCCGCGACCGCGCGCGAGAAGACCCTCCTGGTGCTGGCCAAGGCCAACTCCCGCTCGACGGTCCACCGCCCGGCGTACCTCGACTACGTCGGGGTGAAGACGTTCGACAGCGCCGGTGAGGTCTCCGGCGAGCGTCGCTTCCTCGGGTTGTTCTCCAGCGCCGCGTACACCGAGTCGGTCTGGCGGATCCCGCTGCTGCGCGAGAAGGCCAAGGGCGTCCTGCACCTGGTCGGCCTCGACCCGCACAGCCATGCCGGCAAGGCCCTGATCGACACGCTCGAGACCTACCCGCGCGACGAGCTGTTCCACACCCCGATCGAGGAGCTCGCGACGATGTCGTCGCGGGTCAGTGAGACCCGCGGCCGCCGGCAGCTGCGCACCTTCGTACGTCGCGACACCTACGACCGCTACGTCAGCGTGCTGGTCTTCCTGCCCCGCGACCGCTACAACACCACGGTCCGCGAGCGCTTCTCCGAGATCCTCAAGGACACCTTCGATGGCGAATCGGTGGAGTTCACGGTGCGGATGAGCGAGTCCACGACCGCGCGCGTGCACTTCGTGGTGCACCCGCCCAAGGGCCGACGCATCCCCGACGTCGACGTCTCCGAGCTGGAGCGCCGGCTCACCGACGCCTCCCGTTCCTGGCGCGACGACTTCACGGCGGCGACCATCGCCGAGTTCGGCGAGGACGTCGGCTCGACCCTGGCCCGCACCTTCGAGGGCTCGTTCCCCGAGGCCTACAAGGAGGACTTCTCCGCGGCCACCGGCGCCCTCGACCTCGGCCGGCTCGAGGCGCTCGGCGAGGGCGGCACCGACCTGTCGCTGTTCTCACCCCTGGACGCCGCGCGCGGCGAGGCACGGCTCAAGGTGTTCCGCCGCGGCGCCGCCATCTCCCTCTCGCAGGTCCTGCCGGCGCTGTCCTCGATGGGGGTCGAGGTCGTCGACGAGCGCCCCTACCGGCTCGACCACGTCGACGTCCCGTCGTACATCTACGAGTTCGGCCTGCGCTACGCCCCGGGCATGCCGGACACCATGCGCGAGCCCTTCCAGGACACGATCCGGGCGGTCTGGGACGGCTTCAACGAGATCGACGGGTTCAACGCCCTCGTCCTCGGCGCCGGCATCACCTGGCGCCAGGCCACGGTGCTGCGCGCCTATGCCAAGTACATGCGCCAGGGCGCCAGCCCCTTCGCCGTGGACTACATCGAGGAGGCGCTGCGCGGCAACACCGACATCACCCGCCTGCTGGTGCAGCTCTTCGAGGCCCGCTTCGACCCGGGCCGCAGCGGCCTGGCTGCCGACGCCGAGGCACGTACGGCGCGGGTCGACGAGATCAGGGGCCGGATCCAGCGGGCGCTCGACGACGTGGCCAGCCTCGACCACGACCGGATCCTGCGGTCCTATCTGACCCACATCACCTCCACGCTGCGCACCAACTACTTCCAGAACGACCCGAGCGGCGCACCGCACCCCTACATGTCGTTCAAGCTCGACCCGTCGGCGATCCCCGACCTGCCGCGGCCGCGGCCGCGCTTCGAGATCTTCGTCTACTCGCCGCGGGTCGAGGGCGTGCACCTCCGGTTCGGCGCGGTCGCTCGCGGCGGCCTGCGCTGGTCGGACCGGCGCGACGACTTCCGGACCGAGGTGCTCGGACTGGTCAAGGCGCAGATGGTGAAGAACACCGTGATCGTGCCGGTCGGCGCCAAGGGCGGGTTCTTCTGCAAGCAGCTGCCCGACCCGTCTGACCGCGAGGCCTGGCTGGCGGAGGGCATCGCCTGCTACAAGACGTTCATCTGCGGGCTGCTCGACATCACCGACAACCTCGTGGACGGCGCGAACGTGCCGCCGCGTGACGTCGTCCGCCACGACGGGGACGACTCCTACCTCGTCGTCGCCGCCGACAAGGGCACCGCGACGTTCTCCGACATCGCCAACGGCGTGGCCAAGGAGTACGGCTTCTGGCTGGGCGACGCGTTCGCCAGCGGTGGCTCGGTCGGCTACGACCACAAGGCGATGGGGATCACCGCCCGGGGCGCCTGGGTGTCGGTCCAGCGTCACTTCCGCGAGCGGGGCATCGACTGCCAGGCCGAGGACTTCACCTGCGTCGGCATCGGGGACATGTCGGGCGACGTCTTCGGCAACGGATTGCTCTGCTCCGAGCACACCCTGCTGCTGGCGGCCTTCGACCACCGCGACATCTTCCTCGACCCGCACCCCGACCCGGCCGCCTCGTTCGCCGAGCGGAAGCGGATGTTCGGGCTGCCCCGGTCGAGCTGGCAGGACTACGACGCCTCGCTGATCTCCGAGGGGGGAGGCGTCTACTCACGTGCCCTCAAGTCGGTGCCGATCAGCCCGCAGGTGCGGGCGGCGCTCGGCCTGGCCGACGACGCGACGGCGATGACGCCGGCCGAGCTGATGAAGGCGATCCTCCAGGCGCCGGTCGACCTGCTGTGGAACGGCGGCATCGGCACCTACGTCAAGGCCGGGGACGAGACGCACGCCGACGCCGGCGACAAGGCCAACGACGCGATCCGGGTCGACGGCGACCAGGTGCGGGCGAAGTGCGTGGGGGAGGGCGGCAACCTCGGGCTCACCCAGGGCGGCCGGATCGAGTACGCCCTGCGCGGCGCCGAGGGCAAGGGCGGCGCCCTCAACACCGACTTCATCGACAACTCCGCCGGTGTCGACACCTCCGACCACGAGGTCAACATCAAGATCCTGCTCGACCGGGTGGTGGCGGCCGGTGACCTGACCGAGAAGCAGCGCAACCGCCTGCTGGCCGAGATGACCGACGAGGTGGCGAGCCTGGTCCTGCGCGACAACTACGAGCAGAACCTCGCCCTGGCCAACGCCGCCGCCAACGCCCCGTCGCTCCTGCACGTGCACGAGGACTGGATGCGCACCCTCGAGCGCGAGGGCGTGCTCAACCGCGAGCTCGAGGGCCTGCCCAGCTCGCGCGTCGTACGACGCCGGATCGACCGCGGCGAGGGCCTCACGGTGCCGGAGCTCTCGGTGCTGCTGGCCTGGACCAAGATCCTGCTGGCCGACAAGCTGATCGACGACGACCTGCCCGACGACCCGTACTGCCACGTCGACCTGATGGCCTACTTCCCCACGCAGCTGCGCGACGGTTTCGAGGCCGCGATCGCCGAGCACCCGCTGCGCCGGGAGATCATCGTGACCCAGGTGGTCAACGACCTGGTCAACGGTGCCGGGATGACCTTCTGGCCGCGGCTGGCCGGCGAGACCGGCGCCACGCCGGCCGAGCTGACCCGGGCCAACTTCGTGGCCCGCGAGATCTTCGGCTCGCTGCCGCTGCGTGACGAGATCAAGACGTTCGACAACGTCCTCGCCGCGTCGTGCCAGACCCGGATGCGGGTCGAGATGCGCACGCTCGTGGAGCGCGCGTCGCGCTGGCTGGTCAACAACCGCCGGCCGCCGCTCGACAGCCAGGGCACGGTCGACTACTTCAGCGCGCCGGTCCAGGAGCTGATGAGCGAGCTGCCGTCGCTGCTGACCGGGCGTGAGCTCCGCGCCTTCCAGTCGCGCCGGAAGTCGCTGACCGACCAGGGCGTCCCCGAGGAGCTGGCGACCCGGGTGGCGGTGCTCCATCCGGCCTACATGCTGCTCGGCGTCGTCGAGATCGCGGACCGGATGTCGCTCGACCCGGCGCAGGTCGCCCGCCTCCACTTCGCGCTCGGCGAGCGGCTCGGGCTCCCCGACCTGGTCACCCGGATCCTCGACCTGCCCCGCGACGACCGCTGGCAGACGATGGCCCGGGCCGCGCTGCGCGACGACGTGTACGCCGTACACGCGCAGCTGACCGCGCAGGTCCTGCGCGACACCTCGCCCGACGAGAGCGTGCCGGCCCGGATCCAGCAGTGGGAGGACGGCGACTCGGTCGTGGTCTCACGGGCCGCCACCACGCTGGAGGAGATCTGCCGCGACGACGCCGCCGACCTGGCGCGGATGTCGGTGGGTCTGCGCGTCGTACGCGGGCTGCTCGCCAACTGA
- a CDS encoding sensor histidine kinase, which produces MAVKPPSLRARMAATALLVSTLTAAVLVIGVQVLLARSNDATVHSRLTSRAQAAAATVFLDRSGLLRILDQRSSVLDQNVWIFDANGALRDGSLSQRALEVPVRNLAAVPEPRQTSDGEVTFYALPVDRGGRRVATVVAAEYLEPYELAERHSLWLSLLLGVGTVVVATAAAWVAATGSLRQVRAMSELADDWREHDLSARFAPGPGGDEIAHLGRTLDLMLDRIVDALAAERRLTDEIAHELRTPLSVILAEADLARTSATPGEREGLDGIHQAALRMRDSIDTMLAVARAHAGADDRTTVGALLESLGLPPSSYDAVVLAAPASPLAAAVRPLLDNAERHGTGTPRVEVSRDGGTVVIAVLDDGPGVGAADVESVFEPGHTTSSEGAGLGLPLARRMARAVGADLVARPGPGGRFEVRAPAR; this is translated from the coding sequence ATGGCAGTGAAGCCGCCGTCACTTCGGGCCCGGATGGCCGCGACGGCGCTGCTGGTCTCCACCCTCACCGCCGCGGTGCTCGTGATCGGCGTCCAGGTGCTCCTGGCCCGCAGCAACGACGCGACCGTGCACTCCCGTCTCACGAGCCGCGCCCAGGCCGCGGCGGCGACGGTGTTCCTGGACCGGAGCGGGCTGCTGCGGATCCTCGACCAGCGCTCGTCGGTGCTCGACCAGAACGTCTGGATCTTCGACGCGAACGGTGCGCTGCGGGACGGCAGCCTGTCGCAGCGCGCGCTCGAGGTGCCGGTCCGCAACCTGGCCGCCGTACCCGAGCCCCGGCAGACCTCCGACGGCGAGGTCACGTTCTACGCGCTGCCCGTCGACCGTGGGGGCCGGCGGGTCGCCACGGTGGTGGCGGCCGAGTACCTCGAGCCCTACGAGCTCGCGGAGCGGCACTCCCTGTGGCTCTCGCTGCTGCTCGGCGTCGGCACCGTCGTGGTCGCGACCGCCGCGGCCTGGGTGGCGGCCACGGGGTCCCTGCGCCAGGTCCGGGCGATGTCCGAGCTCGCCGACGACTGGCGCGAGCACGACCTGAGCGCCCGCTTCGCGCCCGGACCGGGCGGCGACGAGATCGCCCATCTCGGCCGGACCCTGGACCTGATGCTGGACCGGATCGTCGACGCGCTGGCCGCCGAGCGGCGGCTCACCGACGAGATCGCCCATGAGCTGCGCACCCCGCTCTCGGTGATCCTGGCCGAGGCCGACCTGGCCCGGACGTCGGCGACACCGGGCGAGCGCGAGGGCCTCGACGGCATCCACCAGGCAGCGCTGCGGATGCGCGACTCCATCGACACCATGCTGGCCGTCGCGCGCGCCCACGCCGGTGCCGACGACCGGACCACGGTCGGGGCGCTCCTCGAGTCCCTCGGCCTGCCCCCCTCGTCGTACGACGCCGTCGTGCTCGCGGCTCCCGCGTCACCGCTGGCCGCCGCCGTCCGACCGCTGCTCGACAACGCCGAGCGGCACGGGACCGGGACCCCGCGCGTCGAGGTCAGCCGGGACGGCGGCACCGTGGTGATCGCGGTCCTCGACGACGGGCCCGGGGTCGGAGCCGCGGATGTCGAGTCGGTCTTCGAGCCGGGCCACACGACCAGCTCCGAGGGAGCCGGGCTCGGGCTCCCGCTCGCTCGCCGGATGGCCAGGGCGGTCGGTGCGGACCTGGTCGCCCGGCCCGGTCCCGGAGGCCGGTTCGAGGTCCGCGCACCGGCTCGCTGA
- a CDS encoding response regulator transcription factor, with translation MALVGVCEDEPALRSVLTRALRAMGHEPLVVATAAEALRAFVRRRPDVMMLDIGLPDADGRDLCLALRAASVDSPVLFLTARDGLHDKIAGFEAGGDDYLTKPFQLDEVRVRLDALLRRTPPHAVDAAAERPVLDPGRHALVHGDAEVALTPTEFRLLGRLMAEPSTVVRRHALVAAAWPMGAMVSDNTLDSYVRRLRTKLGPLDLALITTVRGVGYRWQ, from the coding sequence GTGGCCCTGGTCGGTGTGTGCGAGGACGAGCCTGCCCTGCGCTCGGTGCTCACCCGCGCGCTGCGGGCCATGGGGCACGAGCCGCTCGTGGTGGCGACGGCCGCCGAGGCGCTGCGGGCCTTCGTCCGCCGCCGGCCCGACGTGATGATGCTCGACATCGGCCTGCCCGACGCCGACGGGCGGGACCTCTGCCTGGCACTGCGCGCGGCGAGCGTGGACTCGCCGGTGCTGTTCCTGACCGCGCGCGACGGGCTGCACGACAAGATCGCCGGCTTCGAGGCCGGCGGCGACGACTACCTGACCAAGCCGTTCCAGCTCGACGAGGTGCGGGTCCGCCTCGACGCCCTGCTGCGTCGTACCCCGCCGCACGCCGTCGACGCGGCCGCCGAGCGGCCGGTGCTCGACCCGGGCCGGCACGCGCTGGTGCACGGCGACGCCGAGGTGGCGCTGACCCCCACCGAGTTCCGGCTGCTGGGCCGGCTGATGGCCGAGCCGTCCACCGTCGTACGACGCCACGCGCTGGTGGCGGCCGCGTGGCCGATGGGCGCGATGGTCAGCGACAACACCCTCGACTCCTACGTACGACGGCTGCGGACCAAGCTCGGGCCGCTGGACCTGGCCCTGATCACGACGGTCCGTGGAGTCGGCTACCGATGGCAGTGA